The genomic window CGTGTAGGACTCGCTGATGCCAATCGTGGCCCACATGGTAGGGCTGGTCGAGTCGGGCGGAGTCGAAGCTACACTTGGGCTCGAAGGCAGGATCTTCCAGGAATCGACGGGGGCTGGCATCGTGGTCGGGGTGGGCGCCTGGGACCAGATGTTCGCACCTGCAGGCGAGCTGGGCAGGAGCGGTGGCTGGCGGACGACATCGACGAtcctgggcggcggcggaagCAGAGGCTTGACCAGGTTCATGACGGCATTTTTCACCTCTTCACTCTTCCCACTGAGCAGCTCTCcagcaccatcctcctcgagccCCTCGAGTGCCGACACATGTGTCCGGAAGACAAACTTGTTGATGGCCTGGATGAAGTCCTCGTGAAGCTTCTTGCACTGTGTTTCCTTCTCGGACCAGTCGTAGGTGTTGGCCTTTGCATTGACACAGTGAATGTCCTTGTGGTACTCAATCAGGGACTCGATAGTGTCCGGCGTCAGCTTGTAAGCAACCTCGTTTCTCAGTACCATGTCGACGTGCACAATGTAGGCCTCGAGGTGG from Podospora pseudoanserina strain CBS 124.78 chromosome 7 map unlocalized CBS124.78p_7.2, whole genome shotgun sequence includes these protein-coding regions:
- a CDS encoding uncharacterized protein (EggNog:ENOG503NVY4) translates to MPPQLLPASAAAFAPRASSVNVVLGSKVEPWLTQTLKRINRIKRPLNSVPQHQRCLTETLSSPNAIWTLASLMLPKGPESELRKDSNPLIEAIFNYQLIHLEAYIVHVDMVLRNEVAYKLTPDTIESLIEYHKDIHCVNAKANTYDWSEKETQCKKLHEDFIQAINKFVFRTHVSALEGLEEDGAGELLSGKSEEVKNAVMNLVKPLLPPPPRIVDVVRQPPLLPSSPAGANIWSQAPTPTTMPAPVDSWKILPSSPSVASTPPDSTSPTMWATIGISESYTPSPPLAYSQPYTTAGLFYGSQLVSSPIPHLPLPSMLAPQCGVTVGYNSFGWDSRYQDYATTM